From the genome of Desulfobacterales bacterium, one region includes:
- a CDS encoding phosphoribosylformylglycinamidine cyclo-ligase, protein MEKTLTYAESGVDIDKAQEFVETIKQIARNTPQSGVMGEIGGFGGLFSLNLSNITKPVLVSSTDGVGTKLKIAVMMDKHDTIGIDLVAMCVNDVAVQGAKSLFFLDYLAMGKLDERVAKELVKGIAEGCTIAGCALIGGETAEMPGIYHEKEYDLAGFAVGIVDNDKIIDGSEIHVGNKLIGVASSGLHSNGFSLVRKICFDVLKLKVDSYIPELGKTLGEELLTPTIIYQEIINKLIRDLPIHGLAHITGGGIPENIVRIIPKQCKVIIKRKSWEVPPIFSFLQQAGKISDTEMLRTFNNGIGLIAVVPEKKLQDITERLNAMEMKTYLIGEVVETKDSEKRVEWV, encoded by the coding sequence ATGGAAAAAACTTTAACATATGCTGAATCAGGGGTAGATATTGATAAGGCGCAAGAATTTGTTGAAACAATAAAACAAATTGCAAGAAATACCCCTCAATCTGGTGTAATGGGTGAAATAGGCGGATTTGGAGGCCTTTTTTCTCTAAATTTATCAAATATAACTAAACCTGTTCTTGTAAGTTCAACTGATGGAGTTGGTACAAAGCTTAAAATAGCTGTTATGATGGATAAGCATGATACAATTGGAATAGATTTAGTAGCTATGTGTGTCAATGATGTAGCGGTTCAAGGTGCTAAAAGCCTTTTTTTTCTTGATTATTTAGCGATGGGAAAGCTTGATGAAAGGGTTGCCAAGGAATTAGTAAAAGGAATTGCTGAAGGATGCACAATAGCGGGCTGTGCGCTAATAGGTGGAGAAACAGCAGAAATGCCAGGTATTTATCATGAAAAAGAGTATGATTTGGCTGGTTTTGCTGTTGGAATTGTAGATAATGATAAAATTATTGATGGTTCAGAAATACATGTAGGCAATAAGCTTATTGGAGTAGCCTCAAGTGGACTTCATAGCAATGGATTTTCTTTAGTCAGAAAAATATGCTTTGATGTGTTAAAATTAAAGGTAGATTCTTATATACCTGAGCTAGGAAAAACTTTAGGTGAAGAATTATTGACTCCAACAATTATATATCAAGAAATAATTAATAAGCTTATTAGAGATTTGCCTATTCATGGGCTTGCTCATATAACAGGAGGAGGTATTCCTGAAAATATAGTGAGAATAATACCTAAACAATGTAAGGTTATAATAAAAAGGAAAAGCTGGGAAGTTCCGCCTATATTTTCTTTTCTTCAACAAGCTGGAAAAATTAGTGACACTGAGATGTTAAGAACTTTTAATAATGGTATAGGTCTTATTGCCGTTGTTCCTGAAAAAAAATTACAAGACATTACAGAGCGTCTTAATGCTATGGAAATGAAAACTTATTTAATAGGAGAAGTTGTTGAAACAAAAGATTCAGAAAAAAGGGTAGAGTGGGTGTAA
- a CDS encoding MBL fold metallo-hydrolase, whose amino-acid sequence MSKVSKYIFPILAITVLAMAAQAPFESDVFNTPKEAFKITFIGHGSLLFNFNEKAIYIDPFGKLADYSQLPKADIILITHEHLDHFDPEAIRMIKTEKTDIVLTQNCSKKITGLIIKNGDIQTVQGIKIEAIPAYNIIHKRDNGDFFHPKGVGNGYVITFNDKRVYIAGDTENIPEMKALQKIDIAFLPMNLPYTMTPEMVADAAKSFKPTILYPYHYGETNTLKIINMLKDIKDIDVRIRKMN is encoded by the coding sequence ATGAGTAAAGTAAGTAAGTATATATTCCCTATTTTAGCTATAACAGTTTTAGCTATGGCCGCCCAAGCTCCGTTTGAATCAGATGTTTTTAATACACCAAAAGAAGCTTTTAAAATTACATTCATTGGACATGGGAGTTTGCTTTTTAATTTTAATGAAAAAGCTATTTACATTGATCCCTTCGGAAAATTAGCAGATTATTCACAACTCCCAAAAGCAGATATTATTTTAATAACTCATGAACACTTAGACCATTTTGATCCAGAAGCAATCAGGATGATAAAGACTGAAAAAACAGATATTGTCCTTACTCAAAATTGTTCTAAAAAAATAACTGGCCTTATAATAAAAAATGGAGATATTCAAACTGTTCAAGGAATAAAAATAGAAGCTATCCCAGCTTATAACATTATACATAAACGTGATAACGGAGATTTTTTTCATCCGAAAGGTGTTGGTAATGGATATGTAATTACATTTAATGATAAGCGGGTATACATAGCTGGTGATACCGAAAATATCCCTGAAATGAAGGCATTACAAAAAATTGATATCGCTTTTTTACCTATGAATCTGCCATATACAATGACTCCAGAAATGGTAGCTGATGCAGCAAAATCTTTCAAACCTACAATTTTGTATCCTTACCATTATGGAGAGACAAATACTTTAAAAATCATAAATATGTTGAAAGACATAAAAGATATCGATGTTCGTATCCGTAAAATGAATTGA